One window from the genome of Haemorhous mexicanus isolate bHaeMex1 chromosome 22, bHaeMex1.pri, whole genome shotgun sequence encodes:
- the MYO1C gene encoding unconventional myosin-Ic isoform X3: MKFRGGGLGANGIRLSMESALTARDRVGVQDFVLLENFTSEAAFIENLRKRFKENLIYTYIGSVLVSVNPYKELEIYTKQNMERYRGVSFYEVSPHLYAIADNSYRSLRTERRDQCILISGESGAGKTEATKKILQYYAVTCPASQQVETVKDRLLQSNPVLEAFGNAKTLRNDNSSRFGKYMDVQFDYRGAPVGGHILNYLLEKSRVVHQNHGERNFHIFYQLLEGGEEDLLRRLGLEKNPQQYHYLVKGHCARVSSINDKNEWKIMRRALSVIGFNDSEVEDLLSIVASVLHLGNVQFAADEQGNAQVTTENQIKYLARLLAVEGSVLRDALIHKKIIAKGEELVSPLNLEQAAYARDALAKAVYGRTFSWLVSKVNKSLAYKEEKFPGWRSTTVLGLLDIYGFEVFQHNSFEQFCINYCNEKLQQLFIELTLKSEQEEYESEGIAWEPVQYFNNKIICDLVEEKFKGIISILDEECLRPGDATDTTFLEKLEETVKNHPHFLTHKLADQKTRKSLGREEFRLSHYAGDVTYSVAGFLDKNNDLLFRNLKETMCNSENPIINQCFDRTELTDKKRPETAATQFKNSLSKLMEILMSKEPSYIRCMKPNDAKQADRFDEVLIRHQVKYLGLMENLRVRRAGFAYRRKYEVFLQRYKSLCPETWPTWDGRPYDGVAVLVKHLGYKPEEYKMGRTKIFIRFPKTLFATEDALEVRKQSLATKMQATWRGFYRRKKFLTMKHSAITIQSWWRGTLGRRKAAKRKWAVETIRRFIKGFIYRNHPRCPENEYFLDYIRFSFLMNLKRNLPKNVLDKSWPTPPPSLCEASQLLRRLCMQNMVWTYCKRISPEWKQQLEQKVIASEIFKGKKDNYPQSVPRLFINTRLGREEINAKVLQALENEALKYAVPVVKYDRKGYKARARQLLLTQSSAIVVEESKIKQRIDYSNLTGISVSSLSDNLFVLHVHCEDNKQKGDVVLQSDHVIETLTKTAILANKINNVNINQGSIKFTVGQGKEGIIDFISGSELLIAKAKNGHLTVVAPRLNSR; the protein is encoded by the exons atGAAGTTCCGAGGAGGG GGGTTGGGAGCCAACGGCATCCGGCTGAGCATGGAGAGCGCTCTGACGGCGCGGGACCGCGTGGGGGTGCAGGACTTTGTCCTGCTGGAGAACTTCACCAGCGAGGCTGCCTTCATTGAGAACCTGAGGAAACGCTTCAAGGAGAACCTGATCTAT ACCTACattggctctgtgctggtgtctgTGAATCCCTACAAGGAACTGGAAATCTACACCAAGCAGAACATGGAGCGCTACCGCGGCGTCAGCTTCTATGAAGTCTCTCCTCACCT ctacGCCATCGCGGACAACTCGTACCGCTCGCTGCGCACCGAGAGGAGGGACCAGTGCATCCTCATCTCGGGGGAGAGCGGCGCCGGCAAAACCGAGGCCACCAAGAAGATCCTGCAGTACTACGCTGTCACCTGCCCCGCCAGCCAGCAGGTCGAGACCGTCAAGGACCGGCTGCTGCAGTCCAACCCCGTCCTGGAG gcCTTTGGAAATGCAAAAACCCTTCGGAATGACAACTCCAGTCGGTTTGGGAAGTACATGGATGTGCAGTTTGATTACAGG GGGGCTCCTGTTGGGGGCCACATCTTGAACTACCTCCTGGAGAAATCCCGAGTTGTGCACCAGAACCACGGCGAGAGGAACTTCCACATCTTCtaccagctgctggagggaggggaggaggaccTGCTGAGGAGGCTGGGCCTTGAGAAGAACCCACAGCAGTATCACTATTTAGTAAAG GGTCACTGTGCAAGGGTCAGTTCCATAAATGACAAAAATGAGTGGAAGATCATGAGGAGAGCCCTGTCTGTTATTGGCTTCAATGACAGTGAGGTGGAG GATTTGCTGAGCATTGTGGCCAgtgtcctgcacctggggaatGTCCAGTTTGCTGCTGATGAGCAGGGGAATGCTCAGGTCACTACAGAGAATCAGATTAAATACCTGGCCAGG ctgctggcagtggaagGCTCAGTTCTTCGGGATGCACTGATCCACAAGAAGATCATAGCAAAGGGGGAGGAG ctggtgaGTCCCCTGAACCTGGAGCAGGCAGCCTATGCCAGGGATGCCCTCGCCAAGGCCGTCTACGGCCGCACCTTCTCCTGGCTGGTCAGCAAGGTCAACAAATCCCTGGCTTACAAG GAAGAGAAGtttccaggctggagaagtACAACAGTTCTAGGATTGCTGGACATCTATGGGTTTGAGGTTTTCCAGCACAACAG ctttGAGCAGTTTTGTATTAATTATTGCAATGAAAAGTTGCAGCAGCTCTTCATAGAGCTGACCCTGAAGTCAGAGCAGGAGGAGTACGAGTCCGAGGGCATCGCG TGGGAACCAGTTCAGTATTTcaataacaaaataatttgtgaTTTGGTGGAAGAGAAATTCAAAGGCATCATTTCTATTTTG GATGAGGAATGTCTGAGACCTGGGGATGCCACAGACACGACATTCTTGGAGAAACTGGAGGAGACTGTGAAGAACCACCCTCATTTTCTGAC gcaCAAACTCGCTGACCAGAAGACGCGCAAGTCGCTGGGGCGGGAGGAGTTCCGGCTGTCGCACTACGCTGGGGATGTCACCTACAGTGTTGCAG GTTTTCTAGATAAAAACAACGACCTTCTCTTCCGGAACCTGAAGGAG ACCATGTGCAACTCAGAGAACCCCATCATAAACCAGTGCTTCGATAGGACAGAGCTGACAGACAAAAAGAGACCTGAAACG gCAGCAACTCAGTTCAAAAACAGCCTCTCCAAACTCATGGAAATCCTGATGTCCAAAGAACCCTCCTACATTCGCTGCATGAAACCCAACGATGCCAAACAGGCTG ACCGATTTGATGAAGTCCTGATCCGACACCAGGTGAAGTACCTGGGGCTGATGGAGAACCTCCGCGTGCGCAGGGCCGGCTTCGCCTACCGCAGGAAATACGAGGTGTTCCTGCAGAG GTACAAATCCCTGTGTCCAGAGACGTGGCCCACGTGGGATGGGCGGCCCTACgatggggtggctgtgctggtgaaGCACCTTGGCTACAAACCAGAAGAATACAAAATGGGACG AACAAAGATTTTTATCCGCTTTCCCAAGACCTTGTTTGCCACAGAAGATGCTCTGGAAGTGAGGAAACAGAGTCTGG CCACAAAAATGCAGGCGACGTGGAGAGGTTTCTACCGCCGGAAGAAATTCCTGACCATGAAACACTCAG CCATCACCATCCAGTCCTGGTGGAGGGGAACTCTGGGACGCCGAAAAGCTGCCAAGAGGAAATGGGCAGTGGAGACAATCAGGAG GTTCATTAAAGGCTTCATCTACCGGAACCACCCGCGGTGCCCGGAGAACGAGTATTTCCTGGATTACATCCGATTCTCCTTCCTCATGAACCTCAAGAGGAACTTACCAAAAAATGTCTTGGATAAATCGTGGCCAACTCCTCCCCCATCACTCTGTGAG GCGTCGCAGCTCCTGCGCAGGCTCTGCATGCAGAACATGGTCTGGACCTACTGCAAGAGGATCAGCCCCGAGTGGAAGCAGCAG CTGGAACAAAAAGTAATTGCCAGTGAGATATTCAAGGGTAAAAAAGACAATTATCCTCAGAGTGTTCCCAGGCTCTTCATCAACACTCGACTGG gtagagaagaaataaatgctAAAGTCCTTCAGGCATTAGAAAATGAAGCACTTAAG TATGCAGTGCCCGTGGTCAAGTACGACAGGAAGGGCTACAAGGCGAGGGCacggcagctgctgctcacccagAGCTCGGCCATCGTGGTGGAGGAGTCCAAGATCAAGCAGCGCATCGACTACTCCAACCTGACAG GCATCTCTGTCAGCAGCCTGAGCGACAACTTGTTTGTGCTGCACGTGCACTGTGAGGACAACAAGCAGAAG
- the MYO1C gene encoding unconventional myosin-Ic isoform X4 — MESALTARDRVGVQDFVLLENFTSEAAFIENLRKRFKENLIYTYIGSVLVSVNPYKELEIYTKQNMERYRGVSFYEVSPHLYAIADNSYRSLRTERRDQCILISGESGAGKTEATKKILQYYAVTCPASQQVETVKDRLLQSNPVLEAFGNAKTLRNDNSSRFGKYMDVQFDYRGAPVGGHILNYLLEKSRVVHQNHGERNFHIFYQLLEGGEEDLLRRLGLEKNPQQYHYLVKGHCARVSSINDKNEWKIMRRALSVIGFNDSEVEDLLSIVASVLHLGNVQFAADEQGNAQVTTENQIKYLARLLAVEGSVLRDALIHKKIIAKGEELVSPLNLEQAAYARDALAKAVYGRTFSWLVSKVNKSLAYKEEKFPGWRSTTVLGLLDIYGFEVFQHNSFEQFCINYCNEKLQQLFIELTLKSEQEEYESEGIAWEPVQYFNNKIICDLVEEKFKGIISILDEECLRPGDATDTTFLEKLEETVKNHPHFLTHKLADQKTRKSLGREEFRLSHYAGDVTYSVAGFLDKNNDLLFRNLKETMCNSENPIINQCFDRTELTDKKRPETAATQFKNSLSKLMEILMSKEPSYIRCMKPNDAKQADRFDEVLIRHQVKYLGLMENLRVRRAGFAYRRKYEVFLQRYKSLCPETWPTWDGRPYDGVAVLVKHLGYKPEEYKMGRTKIFIRFPKTLFATEDALEVRKQSLATKMQATWRGFYRRKKFLTMKHSAITIQSWWRGTLGRRKAAKRKWAVETIRRFIKGFIYRNHPRCPENEYFLDYIRFSFLMNLKRNLPKNVLDKSWPTPPPSLCEASQLLRRLCMQNMVWTYCKRISPEWKQQLEQKVIASEIFKGKKDNYPQSVPRLFINTRLGREEINAKVLQALENEALKYAVPVVKYDRKGYKARARQLLLTQSSAIVVEESKIKQRIDYSNLTGISVSSLSDNLFVLHVHCEDNKQKGDVVLQSDHVIETLTKTAILANKINNVNINQGSIKFTVGQGKEGIIDFISGSELLIAKAKNGHLTVVAPRLNSR; from the exons ATGGAGAGCGCTCTGACGGCGCGGGACCGCGTGGGGGTGCAGGACTTTGTCCTGCTGGAGAACTTCACCAGCGAGGCTGCCTTCATTGAGAACCTGAGGAAACGCTTCAAGGAGAACCTGATCTAT ACCTACattggctctgtgctggtgtctgTGAATCCCTACAAGGAACTGGAAATCTACACCAAGCAGAACATGGAGCGCTACCGCGGCGTCAGCTTCTATGAAGTCTCTCCTCACCT ctacGCCATCGCGGACAACTCGTACCGCTCGCTGCGCACCGAGAGGAGGGACCAGTGCATCCTCATCTCGGGGGAGAGCGGCGCCGGCAAAACCGAGGCCACCAAGAAGATCCTGCAGTACTACGCTGTCACCTGCCCCGCCAGCCAGCAGGTCGAGACCGTCAAGGACCGGCTGCTGCAGTCCAACCCCGTCCTGGAG gcCTTTGGAAATGCAAAAACCCTTCGGAATGACAACTCCAGTCGGTTTGGGAAGTACATGGATGTGCAGTTTGATTACAGG GGGGCTCCTGTTGGGGGCCACATCTTGAACTACCTCCTGGAGAAATCCCGAGTTGTGCACCAGAACCACGGCGAGAGGAACTTCCACATCTTCtaccagctgctggagggaggggaggaggaccTGCTGAGGAGGCTGGGCCTTGAGAAGAACCCACAGCAGTATCACTATTTAGTAAAG GGTCACTGTGCAAGGGTCAGTTCCATAAATGACAAAAATGAGTGGAAGATCATGAGGAGAGCCCTGTCTGTTATTGGCTTCAATGACAGTGAGGTGGAG GATTTGCTGAGCATTGTGGCCAgtgtcctgcacctggggaatGTCCAGTTTGCTGCTGATGAGCAGGGGAATGCTCAGGTCACTACAGAGAATCAGATTAAATACCTGGCCAGG ctgctggcagtggaagGCTCAGTTCTTCGGGATGCACTGATCCACAAGAAGATCATAGCAAAGGGGGAGGAG ctggtgaGTCCCCTGAACCTGGAGCAGGCAGCCTATGCCAGGGATGCCCTCGCCAAGGCCGTCTACGGCCGCACCTTCTCCTGGCTGGTCAGCAAGGTCAACAAATCCCTGGCTTACAAG GAAGAGAAGtttccaggctggagaagtACAACAGTTCTAGGATTGCTGGACATCTATGGGTTTGAGGTTTTCCAGCACAACAG ctttGAGCAGTTTTGTATTAATTATTGCAATGAAAAGTTGCAGCAGCTCTTCATAGAGCTGACCCTGAAGTCAGAGCAGGAGGAGTACGAGTCCGAGGGCATCGCG TGGGAACCAGTTCAGTATTTcaataacaaaataatttgtgaTTTGGTGGAAGAGAAATTCAAAGGCATCATTTCTATTTTG GATGAGGAATGTCTGAGACCTGGGGATGCCACAGACACGACATTCTTGGAGAAACTGGAGGAGACTGTGAAGAACCACCCTCATTTTCTGAC gcaCAAACTCGCTGACCAGAAGACGCGCAAGTCGCTGGGGCGGGAGGAGTTCCGGCTGTCGCACTACGCTGGGGATGTCACCTACAGTGTTGCAG GTTTTCTAGATAAAAACAACGACCTTCTCTTCCGGAACCTGAAGGAG ACCATGTGCAACTCAGAGAACCCCATCATAAACCAGTGCTTCGATAGGACAGAGCTGACAGACAAAAAGAGACCTGAAACG gCAGCAACTCAGTTCAAAAACAGCCTCTCCAAACTCATGGAAATCCTGATGTCCAAAGAACCCTCCTACATTCGCTGCATGAAACCCAACGATGCCAAACAGGCTG ACCGATTTGATGAAGTCCTGATCCGACACCAGGTGAAGTACCTGGGGCTGATGGAGAACCTCCGCGTGCGCAGGGCCGGCTTCGCCTACCGCAGGAAATACGAGGTGTTCCTGCAGAG GTACAAATCCCTGTGTCCAGAGACGTGGCCCACGTGGGATGGGCGGCCCTACgatggggtggctgtgctggtgaaGCACCTTGGCTACAAACCAGAAGAATACAAAATGGGACG AACAAAGATTTTTATCCGCTTTCCCAAGACCTTGTTTGCCACAGAAGATGCTCTGGAAGTGAGGAAACAGAGTCTGG CCACAAAAATGCAGGCGACGTGGAGAGGTTTCTACCGCCGGAAGAAATTCCTGACCATGAAACACTCAG CCATCACCATCCAGTCCTGGTGGAGGGGAACTCTGGGACGCCGAAAAGCTGCCAAGAGGAAATGGGCAGTGGAGACAATCAGGAG GTTCATTAAAGGCTTCATCTACCGGAACCACCCGCGGTGCCCGGAGAACGAGTATTTCCTGGATTACATCCGATTCTCCTTCCTCATGAACCTCAAGAGGAACTTACCAAAAAATGTCTTGGATAAATCGTGGCCAACTCCTCCCCCATCACTCTGTGAG GCGTCGCAGCTCCTGCGCAGGCTCTGCATGCAGAACATGGTCTGGACCTACTGCAAGAGGATCAGCCCCGAGTGGAAGCAGCAG CTGGAACAAAAAGTAATTGCCAGTGAGATATTCAAGGGTAAAAAAGACAATTATCCTCAGAGTGTTCCCAGGCTCTTCATCAACACTCGACTGG gtagagaagaaataaatgctAAAGTCCTTCAGGCATTAGAAAATGAAGCACTTAAG TATGCAGTGCCCGTGGTCAAGTACGACAGGAAGGGCTACAAGGCGAGGGCacggcagctgctgctcacccagAGCTCGGCCATCGTGGTGGAGGAGTCCAAGATCAAGCAGCGCATCGACTACTCCAACCTGACAG GCATCTCTGTCAGCAGCCTGAGCGACAACTTGTTTGTGCTGCACGTGCACTGTGAGGACAACAAGCAGAAG